Part of the Coccinella septempunctata chromosome 3, icCocSept1.1, whole genome shotgun sequence genome is shown below.
AGCGATGACTTATGAAATAATCAGGAGAACCTCACGAACCGTTGGCGATGATAACATTTTGGTGTAATTAGTGTGAAAACTTTTAATAGTTGAAGTTGGGCGTTCAGATCGGAATGCAAGTTTAATATTACCTTCTGCGTCGGCATTGTGTTCTAGGTACACTCATGTACATTACATTTTCCGAATTATTATGAGGATTAGGCAAGATATTGAAAGAAATGAATGTTTGCAACCCCATGATCCTCTTCAATTTCACTTCAGTTCTAGTCCAGTCAAACTTTTCATTACCATTTGACCCATTGAATATCAACCGCGGAATAGTAGGTAGTTCCAATCTTCTAAGATATTCGAAAATATAAGTGAATCCCATGTTTTTTTCAGTCGCTAAAAAATATATGAGCTATTATGAAATCACCAAATAATAATCATGCATCTACAGTGGAAAGTTAGAGGTTAGTACTACGCTACTGTGAGTCTTGATCCTCCCAACATAAGCGACTGAGAAGCCTTCTCATTTTTCTTCCAAATACCAACAGACTTGCCAAAACTTCTAAATAGTCATCGATTATTGAGAAACAGTGTTTTGAATCAGTGATATCGAATGTGATGTCCCATTTATAAAATAATGGTACTTAATGGTAGACTGATAAAGAAAATGTTCTAGGTAAACGAAATTTTTGCCACAGTTGAATACGAATGTGTggttaaattttcgaaaaatatttgtgTTCCATTTCAACAATCAacaatatataattataataatatacagggtgattcataactattgggacataggctaagggcagattaatataataaataatataatattttctgcagtctgattaaataaataaagttCTCACCAAAAAATAAGGCATACAATTATCCTCTCCTCATAAGGGCAGAtggtttggaccaaaatatggcgataggaccaaatatacttcaataaaatattgctgtggaaaaagatagagggcgttaaagttgaattttttataaggggacagaataatattttcttcgaagatcGAAAGAATtagaagaattagaaaaggcatagaagtcggaggaggccacgtagaacattcaatttaaatttattctttttatgttacattgtttttaataatgctttatcgtcgaaataaaggaataaaataaataaatcgttacttcaattTCCCTTCcaatgctctgaactgttcaattgtgtttttcttaaaaacggatgaaaaaaatgaaattattagcaaaaaacgaaaaaaaaatcaactttaacgccctctatctttttccacagcaatattttattgaggtatatttggtcctatcgccatattttggtccgaACAATCTGCctttagcctatgtcccaatagttatgaatcaccctgtatgtagtCAACTTGAAACCTATCTGTCATCATGACAAAAATAAACTCACTCCTATTGACACACGATCTATAGAACATTCTGCTCTGCTTCACTGGAGAAATTTCATCTTTCGCATCTTCATCAGACAAGAATTGATGAGCTGCTGAATTAATCCTTTCTGTTATCTGTGAAAGTTTAGAATACTTCTTGTAATTTGGGGGTAAAAAATTTTCCCGCTGCCATCTTCCACATGTGTATTTGAAGAAATCTTGACAAGGATCAGTTTTGACATTCATAGAGAATTTCATTGAAGCAGCAGATCTAATACATTCATTTGTCTCACAATACTCTACCGGTTGTTTAAGCGTAGCTATAAGAAATGGGATAATCAATATTTATAACTTCTTCACAACAGTCATTTAGGGTTAGATGGTTCTTATCTCCTCATATCGACAGCTAGTTATCATTTCATTAATCAACGgaacatatttttgtcaagGTCATCTTCATTGAGAATGTCAGGTGATATTTGCTCTATCCTCATGAGTAATGGGCATTGGGCATAAAAACTTTGGCTTCACAAAGTATTAGAAGTCGATCAGCGTAACACAATagtcacaataaaaaaaaacgagcAAATAAGCACAAATTATCAAAAATCAAATGTAGAATCGGCGAGTGGCGATTTTCATTATAAAGaagataatatttttgaaaaaaaaaattacgaggACCATAAAAGAATTTCAAAGATATCAGCAAACGAGTAAAAAATGACGAACAATTCCAAGAACAATGAGTGGATTTTTGCCACTCACATGAAGTGGCGATTTGGGGGCAATACAAATGCTTTAAATGTTGTTGAGGAagttgagtatttttcaaaaaataactCACTGAATGACAGGATCACCAAAAGCACTATCAGCAGTGGAAAGAGGGATTATTTGAAAATCCAATAGGCAAAATATTTTAGCCCTGCGTGTTGATTCTTTCACTTTGTACACTCCAGAATTGCACCAATCCCATAAACGATAATGTTGTTCTTTGAAGTTTGGAGACCAACTTATAGAAGCAGCTAACGTATGGAATTTTGTCGATTTTCGATTCGAAATCGAATGAAAGAATTTATACAACCTTTGGatattcaagttcaaattgttTCAAAACTGCTCGTCATTTTCAGAAATGAGTATTGAAATGTGTACCTACAGTACCTATATACGTAAAAATCGGTAAAATCAAGAGTCAAACGCCTAGCAATTGATATAAGGAGAGTTATGTAGATCGTTAGTTATAGATGAACATTCCTACTCAACTAGTTTTTCCTTTTGTGGAAGCAAGATTTGGAACGGaagcagaaaaaagtgttttttcagaattagaATTTCCCGGCATATATGATGCTAGAAACGTTTCTTTTATGAAAAATCTTAGAACTTACTTATAATCGTGAAAATTAAGACACTGGCCATGAGAATTATGCATACTATCGTCAAGACTTTGGTAGAAAGTTTATATAACTCCATTTTTCTCTTTATTGAAGCTGACATTGTCTGAGTAGTTAGAGGCTAGTATCTTCTGCTTCTGAACTGACTGCaaggaaatatttcattaaaaaaaattgtttgattttCCCAAGGCTTGTAGCAAGATATCATAATTGTATGACATACGTACCAGAGACAACtctgtagttggggagccgacgttgctaaatcgggatttactcgagcgtcatggattcatcagtgaattttgaagataagatggtagaaagaagaaaaggttcaatgatgtatgcactttcagcggtggggaaagcgtcgtGTTCAAACGAGtgttcaaagatgtaaaaaaatcgtcagtcTCAGCTTTTTAAAGGATATGCTAactggacccaaaggaagctaattttcaagagactgacattTCGGATGTGACGCAAGGACaaagcggtcctttgaaaatgcaacaaaaatcgtcacttgtacatactcgagtgtgtcagatttttaaACAGAtattaatctcggtgttgcagacgtgttgacccattaatctgacactataATCATGGGGGTtcttcttaatctgacagtttgaagatgataacaaggtattttttttcaaatatctcccttcctgtaccgctaatcgtttctgtattcattatgaaagttgtagataataaaattctatacaactttcgtctgaagcaattttacatactcttaacctttttcgagttagagggcgataaggtcgaggagcttagccacacatgcgtaaggccaaggtcaatgtagaatttttccaaataggaagaattgctttccacgaaatttgtaaaaaatacTATGCTCTACaccttatttttgtgacctttatggcctatggccaatttttattgtttcggcctCCTGAAACtgtcatattatatttttttgttattcttgaatcattagcttcaaaataagaaaaatcaacatCGCGCTCGAGAATTTACACGAgactttttttgcaagtttggcgccctcccacacagtTTCGTCActtttaaattgtcagattaagagattatgattttcaacatgtaattaaccacatatattttagtctgacacgctggagtatgtacaatgatcgttttttttactattctgacaggctgtcctagacaatttcccctatatacaggtctaatttttggtagagttactctacagggtccaagctGCCTCCCCTTATATTAACACGCTCAAGTAAATCCCGAAGGTTCCtcatgggctccccaactactaagGACTCTTGTTAGGTTCAAAAGAGGCTAGCGAGAACTAAAATGGGTATATCAAAAAACATACCGTTATCTATATCCTGGCCTACCATGACATGTGAAAGTTTTCTTTTTCACTTACATTTCcaattatttcattcaataatataGGTTTGTGAAAACAGAAATTTATGATTCAAACCCTACAAATCGCAAAGATCAAAACACtgaattcacaattttttcaaattctatagGTACACTACCAATTCTCTTTATGCTTATGGAAACCAGTCTATCAGAAGGTTATTATGGATAAGCATAGAAGGCTTATGTGAGCGACGTAAAACGAAAAGCTGAGAAACTTTTTTCAACCCATTAAATTGTTAGAAAAGTTCTCTGCATAATTCAAGTATTCAATGAGAGTTAACCGACAATACGTTTCTTATACCTAATATGATTAGATGTAAATTTCGGAATGTAAAAGGATAATGCGGAACATTAGACTGATTTCCTTTCTTGTTTCGAGTTGGTGATTAATATAtggaaaattattcgaaaaaatatctaatttatcattttttcagTACGAACAAATTGCTTCCTTCGGGAAACAACTCAAGAATGAAAAATCGAACACTATTGTGCAGTGATGGATCTAGGTGGGGGAGGCTGCCTCGGAGGCCAGCCAGTATGGCTCCCTCCGGTCGGattacctatactccattcacatttattttagcagtcggttggccatgaaataattttctcaagtttttgtaactagaacggagttagGTTGGcgctcatgaaatatcgttaatatcataacaccgttgccacaactaatatcaatttttatcacgaaaatgccgaaattgattgaaaaaagagacagagtttcaggaagtgctatttagaattcaggtccgctcattcgaatgtagttataccctgatattctaaaatccacaatacgtcagacggtagcgaacatattcaatgtgagagaatagagaatttatatataatactagctgacccggcaaacctataagtactctatgattgctcgatggGTGGttagaaaaaggaatgcctttttttctgttctgtacaattttttttgggaatattttgttatataaaccttgccctaacaataataaacacaacaaaaaaagaattgttcaatttggtgcgatcgtttgaacaataaagcattttgaagtaaaccatagatcctcttttattaatatagattccatctgaatctaaacgactgaatatttccacaatctgaaagattgtgattgtgaatgaagaggatgacgaagaatttccttctattgggagacccaaaaaagtggtggcatttgagaattttatgtgagtgaattaatgcgaaaagttttttttctatttttcatttgacttgacctatacattgtaaatgtcttaaggtaccaaaaAATACCTAATTGTTActtataattatatcaatgtattacgatgaacagccacaaatacgcgccagttgtcctgttaattgtttattcatgtgaaatttttgttcaaaggtgaagttcatcttgacttgaaacttccttcaactccttttacttatattgatgcaagatgatttttgttgaagaatttaacattcttgtaattatctgttaattccttcggagatacccatttccaaccactgcatcatatgcatttaatatttttgaaatctacaactgatgtaacttattcaaactttggccaaagaagataacgaacattaactctcctcaacaagctaatgcatattatgatattatactgatctcttgtattttccatgcaaataactggatttggtatgccttcaatcagtttttcatacttcaattatgttcgtcacatattttccgaagagattctaCATTAAAATGTAGAAtagaaaatacgtaataacagaaacttttacgtagaacgggcaacatagcgttgatttaaaacccaaaattgttttgacaagcttcataaacccacattttcgtactatacagagtgaaacgtgtcaaatttccatggccaaccgagtgctaaaataaaatgaatggaATTGAGATTGGTTATCGGGTACAAACGGAGTCAAAAAAGCCACTATTGGTTAATTTCTCTTTATTGATTCCTAAGCTTTCGCTACTTTCTGTGTAGCTTCATCAGAggtctgaaattttttattaaaaaacaaaGCCATTAAAAACacaaatacaaaaatattttttaagttTTATTCACTCAATGTGAGGTTTCACAAAAGCCTCGCTCCATCCGAGCAAAATACTATGGTCTGAAATTAGGTTCTCAGAAAACATCCGACGAATCTTTATGAAAAACACTCGAACCTTCAAGGATTGTGCAAATTGATGCAGATGAGTTACAGTCGCTACACAGAAAGTAGCGAAAGCTTAGGAATCAATAAAGAGAAATTAACCAATAGTGGCTTTTTTGACTCTGTTTGCACCCGATAATCAATCTCAATTACATTATAAGAGTCGATAATCTTCCAAAcaaaaaatgaatggagtatacaattCGGCGAAGGATTAAAAGAACGTAAGTGTACGTTAATGGGAATTAGGAAGgcgaaaaaatcagcaaatcttagctaatgccaacgtttcgcaacataTATTGTCGATTCTTCAGGGCTAAAAAAAATACAGCTTATCGTGGataaaaacgaaaaacgacaacacacacaaaagaaaacaaatcaacatgaatataataaaatagacaATTGCAGAGTACTTTCGGACTGGAAAAACTGAAAACACAGTGATCTCGTACTCGTAGCTGTAGGTACTCTATAGTGAAAAACATAGGATCCAATTTCAAGATGAAGGTTGAAAAAGCCGCAAAAGAGGCCATAGGCCAGATCCTTCCACAAAAAATGGATCTTAGTTCGAATTTCGGAAGATTTTACTGCCGAAAAGGTGCTGCTTGCTTCTTCTTTGAAAGATCACGAAGGTTAAAGGCATCGTCTTTATGGAGCCAGTATTCAATGCTACAATAGTTTCAGAAACTAATGTGGATATCAGCAAGTACAGTAAACTCTCGTCCTTTTTGAAACAACAGAATGACGGATATCGAACAAAAAATTCTAAGATATTGGATTCTGACAACATCAGAGAATTTTTTGTAGATGtcccagatgaaaattttctagCTCACAAGGTAGGATTCTGATTTGAGTGATTGTCAGTCAGTCAGTATTATTGGCTATAAATTTGTTTATCTCCTGAGTTCTATTGTAACCTACTAAGAACTGACTTCTTACAGGTTGCGCTAGCTGTGCCAGCTAGATTGCAGTGACGTTTTAGGCAATGAAGACTTTTTTCTAGTGAATGTTCGGGAT
Proteins encoded:
- the LOC123309471 gene encoding neprilysin-like, whose amino-acid sequence is MSASIKRKMELYKLSTKVLTIVCIILMASVLIFTIITTLKQPVEYCETNECIRSAASMKFSMNVKTDPCQDFFKYTCGRWQRENFLPPNYKKYSKLSQITERINSAAHQFLSDEDAKDEISPVKQSRMFYRSCVNRSEFIFVMMTDRFQVDYIQGDS